From one Labeo rohita strain BAU-BD-2019 chromosome 8, IGBB_LRoh.1.0, whole genome shotgun sequence genomic stretch:
- the LOC127170159 gene encoding galactose-specific lectin nattectin-like, with amino-acid sequence MAMLRSLLLLFTVFSMGNADVDRVEKCPFGWTNFGVRCLKFFSQQVNWITAQKNCQSLDANLASVHNKLENDFLISLLPSSTRCWMGAHDGEQDGQWLWSDGTPYDYTNWCSGEPNNYGSPENCGEINFSSNSCWNDQLCSTGMGYLCAKDL; translated from the exons ATGGCAATGCTGAGAAGTCTTCTGCTTCTTTTCACTGTGTTCTCCATGGGGAATGCAGATG TTGATAGAGTTGAAAAATGCCCCTTTGGATGGACAAATTTTGGAGTCCGATGCCTCAAGTTCTTCTCTCAGCAGGTTAACTGGATCACAGCACAG AAAAACTGCCAAAGTCTGGACGCAAATCTCGCTTCTGTGCACAATAAACTGGAGAACGATTTTCTGATAAGTCTGTTGCCTTCTTCCACACGCTGTTGGATGGGTGCTCATGATGGTGAACAA GATGGACAGTGGCTGTGGAGTGATGGAACTCCCTATGACTACACCAACTGGTGCTCTGGGGAACCTAACAATTATGGTTCACCTGAGAACTGTGGAGAGATCAATTTTTCCT CTAACAGTTGCTGGAATGATCAACTATGTTCAACCGGAATGGGCTATCTTTGTGCTAAAGACCTGTGA